One stretch of Euphorbia lathyris chromosome 7, ddEupLath1.1, whole genome shotgun sequence DNA includes these proteins:
- the LOC136234736 gene encoding uncharacterized protein, which yields MLNNVLNISPRLSAQALSNSIVMSENTVASVISIPSTGTPAKSSDALRKEIATLESEILHLERYLLSLYRTAYEEHLPATSNVAEKTLPSQVVANQSHDNNVKPCIETKSFYVDQTTRTPAHCWISSDDQSCSASSHSTSTRDRKNADSARRSLADHLGASCLLDSFNTPDRLSEDILKCISSIYCRLANPPHCQGGSLSSPPSSFSSSSIFSSRNPCDNWSPQYSEDPVVNHQGLKEEVGPYASMVEVLKICFDDDSFNYAAVMLKTFRSLVRSLEKVDPTKMKREEKLAFWINIHNALIMHAYLAYGTRSRVKGASISKATYNVGGHCITACTIQSSIFGIRSNYSEPWLQNLFSPGRKSKTGSVKHVYALEYPEPLVHFALCTGTYSDPAVRVFTAKNIFQELKLAKEEFIQASVYIHKDTKIFLPKLLSYFAKDVAMDVSGLLEAISGCLTEEQQRCMRKCMRRKVDKFVHWLPQSSSFRYVIHGELAKGR from the exons ATGCTCAACAATGTCCTAAATATATCACCTAGGCTATCTGCTCAAGCTCTATCAAATTCT ATTGTAATGTCAGAGAACACGGTCGCCTCCGTCATATCTATTCCTAGTACCGGAACTCCTGCAAAG TCTTCTGATGCATTGAGGAAAGAGATCGCCACGCTTGAATCCGAAATTCTGCATTTAGAGAGGTATCTTTTGTCACTCTACCGGACGGCTTATGAAGAGCATCTGCCTGCTACATCAAATGTCGCTGAAAAAACGTTACCATCACAAGTTGTAGCGAATCAATCACATGACAACAACGTTAAACCATGTATAGAGACCAAGTCCTTCTACGTTGATCAGACCACCCGCACCCCCGCGCATTGTTGGATCAGTTCAGATGATCAGAGTTGTTCTGCTAGCTCACATTCAACATCGACGAGG GATCGAAAGAATGCTGATTCTGCTCGTCGCAGCCTTGCAGATCACCTTGGTGCTTCCTGCTTACTAGACAGTTTTAATACTCCGGATAGACTCTCCGAAGACATATTGAAATGTATATCTTCTATTTACTGCAGACTCGCTAACCCCCCTCATTGCCAAGGGGGTTCGTTATCTTCTCCTCCTTCATCCTTTTCGTCGTCAAGTATATTTTCTTCCCGCAATCCTTGTGATAATTGGAGTCCACAGTATAGTGAGGATCCCGTAGTGAATCATCAAGGATTGAAAGAAGAAGTCGGGCCATACGCTTCAATGGTCGAAGTTCTGAAGATATGTTTCGATGACGATAGTTTCAATTATGCAGCTGTAATGCTAAAAACTTTCAG GTCATTGGTTCGGAGTCTCGAGAAAGTTGATCCAACGAAGATGAAGCGCGAAGAAAAGCTCGCGTTTTGGATTAACATACACAATGCTTTGATCATGCAT GCATACTTAGCATATGGAACTCGTAGTCGCGTAAAAGGCGCCTCCATTTCAAAG GCGACATATAATGTTGGCGGACATTGCATAACTGCGTGTACAATACAAAGCTCTATCTTCGGGATTCGGTCTAATTACTCAGAACCG TGGCTGCAAAATCTATTTTCTCCGGGGAGGAAATCGAAGACAGGGAGCGTTAAGCATGTGTACGCCTTAGAATACCCCGAGCCACTTGTTCATTTTGCACTATGTACAGGAACATACTCCGATCCCGCG GTTCGAGTTTTCACAGCGAAGAACATCTTTCAAGAATTGAAGCTTGCTAAAGAAGAGTTCATTCAAGCAAGTGTCTACATACACAAGGACACAAAGATTTTCCTACCAAAACTACTTTCGTACTTCGCTAAGGACGTCGCAATGGATGTGTCCGGGCTACTAGAGGCGATAAGCGGGTGTCTTACAGAAGAACAACAGAGATGTATGAGGAAATGTATGAGGAGAAAGGTAGACAAGTTTGTTCATTGGTTACCGCAGAGTTCGTCATTTCGGTATGTGATCCATGGAGAATTAGCCAAAGGGAGATAG